From a single Vitis vinifera cultivar Pinot Noir 40024 chromosome 18, ASM3070453v1 genomic region:
- the LOC100259656 gene encoding laccase-14 yields the protein MELKKKSLVFLLLNVLIRCIASQNVTTFYWVLNETSYTRLCSTKDILTVNGEFPGPAIYRHRGERFNVNVRNEGKYNVTIHWHGVKQPRNPWSDGPNYVTQCPIKPGANFTYEIILSDEEGTLWWHAHSDWSRATVHGPLIILPEQGKGYPFPQPQNEVPIVLASWFKGDVMEIIETALQNGGEPNQSDAFTINGQPGDLYDCSTEGTFKMMVDYGKTYLLRIINAIMNEEMFFMVANHSLTVVGTDGAYIKPINTSYIMITPGQTMDVLITADQSPSYYYMASRAYAVVGAYDNTTTTAIVQYNGNYTPPSTPPLPNLPNYTDTDAAANFTVRLRSLANEDYPVDVPQTVDTHMYITISMNTLPCVNNSCDGPDGSRLASSLNNISFVEPSIDVLQAYYKGINGVYDTDFPNEPPYYFNFTGDDLPDTLLTPERGTKVKVLDYNSNVEIVFQGTNVMNAAENHPMHLHGYSFYVVGNGTGNFDNSTDPTRYNLVDPPEVNTVGVPKNGWVAIRFRADNPGVWFMHCHLERHASWGMDTVLIVKNGTTSSTSMLEPPSYLNPC from the exons ATGGAGTTAAAGAAGAAGAGCTTGGTGTTTCTGCTATTGAATGTGCTCATACGCTGCATTGCCAGCCAGAATGTCACTACCTTTTACTGGGTT CTCAATGAAACTTCATACACTCGGCTGTGTAGCACCAAGGACATCTTGACTGTCAATGGAGAATTTCCAGGGCCAGCTATATATAGGCACAGAGGAGAGAGATTCAACGTAAATGTTCGAAATGAAGGAAAGTACAATGTCACCATTCACTG GCATGGTGTGAAGCAACCAAGGAATCCATGGTCTGATGGACCAAACTACGTGACACAGTGCCCAATCAAACCAGGGGCGAATTTCACTTACGAAATCATTTTGTCAGACGAGGAAGGAACCCTTTGGTGGCATGCCCACAGCGACTGGTCCCGTGCCACTGTCCATGGCCCACTCATTATTCTTCCTGAACAGGGAAAAGGTTACCCATTTCCTCAACCTCAGAACGAAGTTCCCATTGTTTTAG CATCATGGTTTAAAGGAGACGTGATGGAGATCATTGAAACTGCTCTTCAAAATGGAGGAGAACCCAATCAATCCGATGCTTTCACCATTAATGGCCAACCAGGAGATCTTTACGATTGCTCCACAGAAG GGACGTTCAAAATGATGGTTGATTATGGAAAAACTTATCTTCTTCGCATCATCAATGCTATTATGAACGAGGAAATGTTTTTCATGGTTGCAAATCATAGCTTGACTGTTGTGGGAACCGATGGGGCTTACATTAAGCCCATAAACACCAGCTATATCATGATAACCCCAGGACAAACAATGGATGTCCTCATCACGGCGGATCAGTCTCCTAGTTACTATTATATGGCATCTAGGGCATATGCTGTGGTAGGGGCATATGATAATACTACCACAACTGCAATAGTGCAATATAATGGAAACTACACTCCCCCATCAACACCTCCACTTCCCAATCTTCCCAATTATACAGACACTGACGCAGCAGCCAATTTTACTGTGCGCCTTAGATCCCTAGCCAACGAAGACTACCCAGTAGACGTTCCACAAACTGTGGATACCCATATGTATATCACAATTTCTATGAACACTTTGCCATGTGTAAACAATTCATGTGATGGGCCCGATGGCTCAAGGCTTGCTTCAAGCTTGAACAACATAAGTTTCGTGGAGCCATCAATCGATGTGTTACAGGCGTACTACAAGGGTATTAACGGTGTTTACGACACCGATTTCCCAAATGAGCCACCttattatttcaatttcacAGGGGACGATTTGCCCGATACTTTATTGACGCCAGAACGGGGGACTAAAGTCAAAGTGTTGGATTATAATTCTAATGTGGAGATAGTGTTCCAAGGGACTAATGTGATGAATGCAGCGGAGAATCATCCAATGCATTTGCATGGGTACAGCTTTTACGTGGTTGGAAATGGTACTGGGAACTTCGACAATAGCACTGATCCGACGAGGTACAATTTGGTTGATCCGCCTGAAGTCAATACCGTTGGAGTCCCCAAGAATGGATGGGTTGCCATCAGATTCAGAGCTGATAATCCAG ggGTATGGTTCATGCATTGTCATTTGGAAAGACATGCTAGCTGGGGCATGGACACTGTTCTAATTGTGAAGAATGGAACCACTTCATCAACTAGTATGCTGGAACCACCTAGTTACTTGAATCCTTGCTGA